The following coding sequences are from one Arthrobacter crystallopoietes window:
- a CDS encoding universal stress protein — translation MRYVVGYQPDDRGADAIALAVAIARAQGTGLEIVYVVPENAPYVAVNPQGKRVSAGEQEVLTARREALKLVPSDIDAEFRVVDSDSFAEGLIETATTQSAALIVIGAASNGLFKRFSVGSVANALLHASPVPVALAPRGYQRKGPLTRLTAFIGERQGAQTARDVALRAAGRRGLPLRLVSLVALDTHERSDSGEAIHQAHLHANSVLSEAATNALDGTATVTVAHGRTIEEAIDSLDWDDGELVIIGSSRLAQRNRLFLGSTALKVLRALPVPMVVVPQEGVHGLDAPGHV, via the coding sequence ATGCGATATGTCGTGGGGTACCAGCCGGATGACCGGGGCGCCGATGCCATCGCGCTGGCGGTAGCCATAGCGCGGGCACAGGGGACCGGGCTGGAGATCGTCTACGTGGTGCCGGAGAACGCGCCCTATGTGGCCGTCAATCCGCAGGGCAAGCGCGTCAGCGCCGGCGAGCAGGAGGTGCTGACTGCGCGCCGCGAAGCGCTGAAACTCGTGCCTTCCGATATCGACGCCGAATTCCGGGTGGTGGACTCGGACTCCTTCGCCGAAGGCCTGATCGAGACAGCCACTACGCAATCGGCCGCGCTGATCGTCATCGGTGCCGCCTCCAACGGGCTGTTCAAGCGGTTCTCGGTAGGCAGTGTCGCCAACGCCTTGCTGCATGCCTCGCCGGTGCCCGTGGCCCTTGCGCCGCGCGGCTACCAGCGGAAGGGGCCGCTGACCCGGTTGACGGCCTTCATCGGCGAGCGGCAGGGCGCCCAGACGGCACGGGATGTGGCACTGCGGGCGGCAGGCCGCCGCGGACTGCCGCTGCGGCTGGTCTCGCTCGTCGCCTTGGACACGCACGAACGCTCGGACTCCGGTGAGGCGATCCACCAGGCCCATCTGCACGCCAACTCCGTTCTGTCGGAAGCCGCCACGAATGCGCTCGACGGAACTGCAACCGTGACCGTGGCCCACGGACGGACCATTGAAGAGGCCATCGACAGCCTGGACTGGGACGACGGCGAACTGGTGATCATCGGCTCAAGCCGGCTTGCCCAGCGCAACCGGCTGTTCCTGGGCAGCACGGCGCTGAAAGTGCTCCGGGCACTGCCCGTGCCCATGGTCGTGGTACCGCAGGAGGGCGTGCACGGACTGGATGCGCCCGGCCACGTCTGA
- the rarD gene encoding EamA family transporter RarD has translation MSSVSTNDGDPASPPRQQLTAVAPDVDATAEADVVAAGTAGRKPRSEHSTGLIFGLAAYGLWGMLPLYFAILEPAGPLEIVANRVIWSLLFCVLLMTAMRSWRPFKAALVDKRILGTLSLAAALIAVNWLTYTVAVLSERTVEASLGYFINPLISVLLGVLILKERLRRAQWAALAVAFIAVLVLAFGYGNVPWLSLVLAFSFGFYGLVKKNVGSKVDAVSSLSVETLVLTPLAGAVMAVLMVQGQATLLDNGPGHFWLMAAGGLITALPLLFFGAAARRLPLSMVGMLQYLAPLLQFILALAVFHEPMPLERWIGFGLIWLSLIILTTDMLASYRKLPQPAAA, from the coding sequence TAGCAGCCGGCACCGCGGGCAGGAAACCGCGCAGCGAACACAGCACGGGCCTGATCTTCGGGCTGGCTGCCTACGGGCTGTGGGGCATGCTGCCGCTCTACTTCGCCATCCTGGAACCGGCCGGTCCGCTGGAGATCGTGGCCAACCGGGTTATCTGGTCGCTGCTGTTCTGTGTGCTGCTGATGACGGCCATGCGCAGCTGGCGCCCGTTCAAGGCAGCGCTTGTGGACAAGCGCATCCTGGGCACGCTTTCACTGGCAGCGGCGCTCATCGCCGTCAACTGGCTGACCTATACCGTTGCCGTACTCAGCGAACGAACGGTGGAGGCCTCGCTGGGCTATTTCATCAACCCGCTGATTTCCGTCCTGCTTGGTGTCCTCATCCTGAAAGAACGGCTCCGGCGTGCCCAATGGGCTGCACTGGCCGTAGCGTTCATCGCCGTCCTGGTGCTGGCGTTCGGTTACGGCAACGTGCCCTGGCTGTCACTGGTCCTGGCGTTCAGTTTCGGCTTCTACGGCCTGGTCAAGAAGAATGTCGGGTCCAAGGTGGATGCCGTCTCGAGCCTGAGTGTGGAGACCTTGGTGCTGACTCCCCTGGCCGGAGCCGTGATGGCGGTGCTGATGGTCCAGGGCCAGGCAACGCTGCTCGACAACGGGCCCGGGCATTTCTGGCTGATGGCTGCCGGCGGACTCATCACCGCGCTGCCCTTGCTGTTCTTCGGCGCTGCGGCCCGGCGCCTGCCGCTGAGCATGGTGGGCATGCTGCAGTATCTGGCCCCGTTGCTCCAGTTCATCCTCGCGCTGGCCGTCTTCCACGAACCGATGCCGCTGGAACGGTGGATCGGGTTCGGCCTGATCTGGCTGTCCCTGATCATCCTGACCACCGACATGCTCGCCTCCTACCGCAAGCTGCCCCAACCGGCAGCCGCCTGA
- the gabT gene encoding 4-aminobutyrate--2-oxoglutarate transaminase gives MTTQATEPQFRLEQKRKILGDFPGPKSVELAARRAKVVAGGVASSVPVYVADADGGIVQDVDGNSFIDLGSGIAVTSVGASDPAVVGAVKEQVEHFTHTCFMVSPYEGYIAVAEQLNELTPGDHDKRTVLFNSGAEAVENAVKVARVATGRTAVVAFDHAYHGRTNLTMGLTAKANPYKSSPAGSFGPFAPEIYRVPMSYPFREEAEIKGEDAARRAITMIEKQIGAENVAAILIEPIQGEGGFIVPAEGFLPALAAWAKDKGVVFIADEVQAGFCRTGEWFASDHEGIVPDIITMAKGIAGGMPLSAITGRAELMDAVHAGGLGGTYGGNPVACAGALAAIETMKDQDLNARARSIESQVRARLEKLAAEVDIIGEVRGRGAMLALEFVQPGTAATTKAPNAEATKAISAACLKEGVIILTCGTYGNVVRLLPPLVIGDDLLADALDVLEGAIRAAAA, from the coding sequence ATGACCACTCAGGCTACCGAGCCCCAGTTCCGGCTCGAGCAGAAGCGCAAGATCCTCGGCGACTTCCCCGGACCCAAGTCCGTTGAACTCGCGGCCCGCCGTGCCAAGGTCGTGGCCGGCGGCGTCGCCTCCAGCGTGCCGGTCTACGTGGCCGACGCCGATGGCGGCATCGTCCAGGACGTCGACGGCAACTCCTTCATCGACCTGGGCTCGGGTATCGCCGTGACCAGCGTCGGCGCGTCCGATCCCGCCGTCGTCGGCGCGGTCAAGGAACAGGTGGAGCACTTCACGCACACCTGCTTCATGGTCAGCCCGTATGAGGGTTACATCGCGGTTGCCGAGCAGCTGAACGAGCTGACCCCGGGCGACCACGACAAGCGCACCGTACTGTTCAACTCCGGTGCCGAAGCCGTTGAAAACGCCGTCAAGGTGGCCCGCGTTGCTACCGGACGCACCGCCGTCGTCGCCTTTGACCACGCCTACCACGGCCGCACCAACCTCACCATGGGGCTGACGGCGAAGGCCAACCCCTACAAGTCCAGCCCGGCCGGCAGCTTCGGCCCGTTTGCACCGGAGATCTACCGCGTGCCGATGAGCTACCCCTTCCGAGAGGAAGCCGAGATCAAGGGCGAGGACGCGGCCCGCCGCGCGATCACCATGATCGAGAAGCAGATCGGCGCCGAAAACGTCGCCGCGATCCTGATCGAGCCGATCCAGGGCGAGGGCGGCTTCATCGTCCCGGCCGAAGGTTTCCTGCCGGCGCTGGCCGCGTGGGCCAAGGACAAGGGCGTCGTCTTCATCGCGGACGAGGTCCAGGCCGGCTTCTGCCGCACCGGTGAGTGGTTCGCCTCCGACCACGAGGGTATTGTCCCGGACATCATCACCATGGCCAAGGGGATCGCCGGCGGCATGCCGCTGTCCGCGATCACTGGGCGTGCGGAGCTGATGGACGCCGTGCATGCCGGCGGGCTGGGCGGCACCTACGGCGGCAACCCGGTGGCCTGCGCCGGCGCACTGGCTGCCATCGAAACGATGAAGGACCAGGACCTGAACGCCCGGGCGCGCTCAATCGAGTCCCAGGTGCGTGCCCGGCTGGAGAAGCTGGCGGCCGAGGTGGACATCATCGGCGAGGTGCGCGGCCGCGGAGCCATGCTGGCGCTGGAATTCGTGCAGCCGGGTACCGCCGCGACCACCAAGGCCCCGAACGCCGAGGCAACCAAGGCGATTTCCGCCGCCTGCCTGAAGGAAGGCGTCATCATCCTGACCTGCGGCACCTACGGCAACGTGGTCCGTCTCCTGCCGCCGCTGGTCATCGGCGACGACCTGCTGGCGGATGCCCTCGACGTGCTCGAAGGCGCCATCCGCGCAGCCGCTGCCTGA